The following is a genomic window from Flavobacteriales bacterium.
GATGCCAACGACCAGCGCACCTTCAGCGGCTATGGCCTCACCACCATCGACGTGGGCGCCCCCGGCTCCAGCGTCCGCACCACCTCGTCCAGCAACGGATACACCACCACCAGCGGTACGAGCTTCGCCACACCGCTCACAGCCGGCGTCATCGCGCTGATGTACAGCGCACCGTGCAACGGGATCGCGCAGCTTGCGCGCACCGATCCGCAGGATGCCGCCGATGCGATCCGCACCGCCCTCTTCGCGGGGGTGGAGCAGGTGGGCAACCTGCCGGGCCAGACGGTCACCGGAGGGCGGATCAATGCGAACAACAGCGTGCAGCACGTCATGACCAACTGCGCCTCCTACAGCCCATCGATCGTCCTGGACGCGAAGGTCCTGCTCGAAGGCGCCTATGTGGAAGCCTCCGGCCAGATGCGCGACGACCTGCGTACGCAAGGCCTGCTCCCTCTCGCCGAGCCGTACACGGCCGCAGGCATCCCCCTGGTCGGCAACACCACGGCCACGACCACCGCACCTGTGCTCGCCGTCACCGGGGCGAACGCCATCGTGGACTGGGTGCTGCTGGAGCTGCGCGACGCCACAATGCCTTCCACGGTGCTCCGGAGCCGAACGGCCCTGGTGCAGCGCGATGGCGACATCGTGGGCGTCGACGGGTCGTCCCCAGTGACCTTCGACCTCTCACCAGGCACGTACCATATCGCAGTGCGCCACCGGAATCACTTGGGCGTGATGACGGCCACGGCCCTGACACTGGGTGCAGCCGTCACCGTGCTCGACCTCACTGCGGCGGCCACGCCCACCTGGGGCACCGACGCTCGGAAGTCGCTGGGCACCGTCCAGTTGTTGTGGGCCGGCAATGCCTTGCGCGACGAACGGCTGAAGTATCCAGGCTCCACCAACGACCGGGACCCGGTGCTGACGGCGATCGGCGGCACGGTGCCCACGGCCACACTGAACGGAGAGTACCGGTCGGAAGATGTGAACATGAACGGGGTGGTGAAGTACGCCGGCGGCGTCAACGACCGCGACCCCATCCTGGTGAACATCGGCGGCACGGTGCCCACGGCCACGCGGCAGGAGCAACTGCCCTGAGGGGTCTGCTTTCCAAGTCCCGTTCCCGCCCGGGTTGATGCCTGCGGGGAAGCAGCGCTACCTTGGCGCGGAACGAACGCCCATGTTGCGCCGCATTCCCTTCCTCGCCCTCTTCCTCGCCCCCTCCTTCGGCCTGCACGCCCAGGAGCGCGCCCCGCTGCCCCATGTGCTGGCTCCGCATGAGCACGCCCTGATCCGCGACTACCGCGACAGCCGCGCGAACGCCGGAAGGGGCATCACCACACCGCCGCCGGGGCCGGTGCGCACCATGGCCGAGTGGGAGGAGATCCAGAGCCTGGTGATCTGCTGGGCGCAGTACGAGGGCATCCTGAAGCAGATCGTCCGCCATGCCAAGGAGGAGTGCGAGGTGATCATCGTGTGCGACAACGCCGCCGATGTCACCAGCTACCTGAACAACGCGCAGTACGGCGGTCCATTGAACAACCTCAACAACGTGACCCTGCTGGAGAGCGGCTTCAACAGCGTATGGGCCCGCGACTACTTCGCCGAGAGCATCTTCATCAACGAGGTGGACTCGCTGCTGCTGCTGGACTGGATCTACAATCGCCCACGTCCACTGGACGACGTCATGCCCGACGCGGTGGGCGCGTTCAAGAACATCCCGGTGTACAGCACGAGCCAGGCCCCGAACGACCTCGTGCACACCGGCGGCAACTTCATGAGCGACGGCTTCGGCACGGCCTTCAGCAGCGAGCTCGTGCTGGAGGAGAACGGCCCCAACGGGCAGTTCAACCAGACGGTGAAGAGCGAGGCCCAGGTGGACGCCATCATGACCACATGGATGGGCATCCAACCCGGGCGCTACATCAAGATGGCGGCGCTGCCCTACGACAACATCAACCACATCGACATGCACATGAAGCTGCTCGATGAGGAGCACCTGCTGGTGGGTGAGTTCCCGTTGGGGCTCAGCGATGGACCGCAGATCGAGACCAACCTGGACGACGTGACCAGCACGTTCAACAGTGTGTTCGGCACCCCGTACGAGACCATCCGGGTGCCCATGCCCCCCAGCACCGGTGGCAACTTCGCGCCCAACGCCAGCTACCGCACCTACGCGAACAACGTGTTCGTGAACGGCACCGTGCTGGTGCCCACCTACCGGGCGGAGTATGACACGGTGGGCCTGCGGATCCTGCGCGAGAGCCTGCCCGGTTACAACGTGGTGGGGATCGACTGCGATGACCAGGGCATGAACATCATCGGCGCGAGCGGCGCCATCCACTGCATCACCAAGGGCATCGGCGTCAGCGATCCGTTGCTGATCCGGCACCAGCGGCTGGACGACACGTACGAGACGGTGAACCCCTACCCGGTGGAGGCCTACATCCGCCATCGCACGGGGATCTCCGGCGCGCAGCTGTACTGGACCACGGACACCGCCTCCGGCTTCGCTGCACTGCCGATGACCGATCAAGGCGGCAACGTGTGGGCCGGGGCCATCCCCGCGCAGCCCGTGGGCACCCGCATCTTCTATTTCATCGAGGCCACGGCCAACAGCGGCAAGGTGCAGGTGCGTCCCCTGGTGGCGCCCGACGGTTGGTGGGACTTCCGCGTGCTCGATGCCAACACGGCGGTGACGCCCGTGGACGCTCCGGCGTTCGCATCGCTCTATCCCAACCCCGCCACCTCCATCGTGGTGGTGGGGGTTGAGCCGGGCCGCACGGACCGCCTGGAGCTCCGCCTGCTGGACGCCACCGGTCGTGTGGTGCACAGCGTCTTCCGCGGGATCCCACCGGCCGATGGCCGCGTGTTCGTGGATATCGCCACGCTCCCCGTGGGCGTGTACCAGCTGGAGCTGCGCAGCGCATCGGGCCGCAGCACCCGCACGCTCCTCAAGCAGTGAGGTGCACGGATCGGCACGCCCTTCGCGTTCACCGGTCGTGAACATGTCCTTGCCCTCCCGCGCGTGGCCTTCGGCCTTGTTCCTGGCCGCCTCTCTGCTCATCGCGCCATTGCATGCGCAGACCAATATCCCCTGGAGCGCGCAACGGCCGCTCACCTGGGCTGATTTCCTCGGCACGCCGCCGCGGGGCGTCGACCGTGACGCCTACACCTACTACGGCATCTCGGCGAGCTTCGAGCGCGACGGGGAGGGCCGCATCACCGCCGAGGTGAGCTGCGTCTTCATGCCGGCGGAGAGCTGGGTGCGGGCGCCCGCCAAGGCCAGCGCCCGGTTGCTGGCGCACGAGCAGCTCCACTTCGACCTGGCCGAGCTGCACGCGCGGCGCTTCGCCCACGAGCTTCCGGCCCAACTCGGGGGTGCGGGCCCCGAGGCCGCCTTCCAGCGCGCGCACGACCGCATGATGGCACGCCTGCGGGAGGAACAGGAGCGTTACGACCGCGACACGGATCACGGTCGGGATGCGGCCGCACAGGCCCGTTGGGCCGCGGACGTTCGTCGTCGCCTCGCCGAGGACGAACGGTGATCAGCGCGCCACCACGAAGCGCACCGATCCGTTCACGCCGCCATCGAGCCGCAGCAGGTAGGTCCCGTTGGCCAGGTCGCCCACGGCAAGCTCAGCCCTTCCGCCGGCGGCGCGCAGCGCGACGGACCGCACCACGCGCCCTTGCAGGTCGAGCACCTCGGCCGCTCGCGCCCAGGCGGGCACGCCGGTCACCTGCAGCACATCGTTCACCGGAACGGGGAAGGCGCCTAGCGCGGGCCGGTCCCGTTCGGCCACGGCGGTGGGCAGGGCGGCCTGATCGCAGAGGGTGAAGGTGCCCGCGTCGGCGCCGCCGCCGTTCCACACGCGCACAAGCAGGTCGGTGTTCAGGGGCAGGCCATTCATCGTCACGGGCGCCACCACCTCGGTGAAGCAGTCGATGTAGGTGGGCGTCGCACAATCGGTGTACACGGCCATGTTGAGCGCGGCGGCGCTCTGCTCCTCCAAGGTCAGCACATGCGTGCCGGTGTCGCCGGTATTGAACGTGTACCACACGTCGATGATGTTGGCCCACGGGTCGCACGGTGGGTTGGGCAGCGGCGAACCATAGGCGCACACGTTGGTGCCGGCGGTGGGTGTGGCGCAGATGCCCAGCGGAAGCGTGGGCACGGGCGTGGCCCCCGCACAGGCGTCGTTGGATGGGATGTTCGCGCACGGCGGGGCGCAGGACAGCGTGAGCAGGAAGGTGCCCGTGGCACCGTCATACCCGTGCACCAGCACCAAGTACTCCACACCGTTCTGGGCGAAGAAGGTGACGCTGCTCGTGTTTCCGGGGCAGTCCACCGCGTCGTCGTTGCCGGCCACGCACACCGGGCTGCTGCAGCTGCCCTCGAACACGCTGATCCGCGTGTCGAACGAGGCCTGGTCGCAGGTGAACACCGTGGCGTCCTCGCCGGTGCCGATGAAGATGTACCAGAGCCCCGGTGCGCTCACCGCCGCACTGGCGCAGGTGGGGGCCGGTGCGAAGAGGCCCTCGTTCGTGTCGCCCAGCAGCGTGTCGCCGCAGTTGATCGCGGCGGCCTGGTTGCAGAACGCGTTCGTCGCCACCGGGTCCAGCAGGGTGGTGAAGGCGAGGGGCCCTGCCACCGGGCTCAACTCGCCGCCGCCGCAGTCCTCCTGCACGTACAGCTCCAGGTCGGTGCCGGGCGTCAGCCCGTTCAGCGTCACCGGCGGACCATTGATGCCGATGGTGCCGCTCACCACCGTGCCGGTGCCGGGGGTGAAGCCCCCGGGCCCGAACTCCACGCTGAAGGTGCCGCTGGCGTTGGCGCTGGTCCAGTACACGTTGGCCTGGGTGTCGCTGGGGCTCACCACCACGTTCTGCGGGGGCGCGCAGCTGTTGCAGCTCAACGCCAGGGTGAAGTCGCCCATCTGTCCATCGTAGCCCTGCACCAGCACGAAGTAGGTGACGCCCGCATCCGTCAGCACCGTCACTTCCGAGGTGAAGTCGGCGCACAATGGGCTGTCGTCGTTGCCGCCCACGCACACCAGGTTGCCGCAGGTGCCGGTGTACACGTTGATGCGCGTGTCGTAGGTGGCCGAGTTGCAGGTGCTGAGCGTGGCGCTGCCCTGCACACCGGTGAAGCTGTACCAGATGCCGGGCGCTTCGATGCCCGTGCCGCAACCCGCCACCGCATCGGCGAAGGCGTCGGTGGTGGAGCCCTGAACGGTGTCGCCGCAGACCAGCGGCAGCGCGTCGATGCAGTCGTCGTTCGGCACCAGCGGATTGCCCGCCGTGGTCACCGGCCACGGTCCGATGCTCATGCCCTGGCCGCAGTTCACGTCCAGGTACACCGCGTACGCTGTTCCTTCGGAAAGCCCGGTAAAGGTCACCGGAGGCCCGTCCACGCCCACCGTTCCGGTGATCAGCGTGCCGGTACCGGGGGTGAAGCCGGCGGGGCCCAATTCCGCACTGAACAGCGTGCCGGGCGGCTGTGCGGGCCAGTTCACGGTGATGCTGCTGTCCGTGCTGGAAACGATGGGCGGGTAGGGACCGGGGCAATCGTGCAGCATCAGGTCCCAGGTGAAGCCGTCGGTGCTCCAGCGGTCGTCCCATTCGATGTAGTAGGTGACGCCGGGCACCACGGCCAGGCCCGCCACCAGCGAGTTGCAGGGCGGGTAGCCGCCGGGGCAGCCGTCGTCGTCGATGGCCAGCTGCGTCAGGTTGGTGCAGGTGCCCGTGTGGATGATCACCCGCGTATCGGTGGCGCCGTCCACGCAGCTGTTCACCGTCATGTAGCCGGGTTGGTTGGTCTCGAAGGCATACCAGTCGGCGTTCGTGGCGTTGCCCTGTGTGGCGCCCCCACCACTGGATGGACCATCGGCGGTGTACCCGCCGGGACCGATCAGGACGGCGCTCGTGCATAGGTCGCCTTGGGCGTGCACAAGTGAGGTGGCGAGCAGCAGGGCGGGGGTGAAGCTGTGGCGCATGCGACGAGGGCTGGGTGGGAAAGATATCCGGTAGGGGGGACTCCGAGATGATCCCGATAAGGCTGGACGATCATCCCGAAGTTCAGCGAGCCCAGAGCGCGTTGCCCGGGCGGAAATGGTGATCGG
Proteins encoded in this region:
- a CDS encoding S8 family serine peptidase; this encodes MRIWIGAGLMAMTASAFAQRPVRIGDETEHVPGHVLVRLAPEADPRDLERDLAFIDGRPTALSVSWEVSPPARIWLLQHDPAVNGAVVLERIRRHAAVEVAQFDHVVHERITPNDTQFGQQWHHVDPQDNDIDTDLAWNTTTGGNTALGDTIVVCVVEGFDRSHSDLNANAWVNRAEIDGNGADDDANGYIDDVFGWNPSAGNDNTLFSGSHGTSCAGMVGARGNNANGVVGANWAVKMIPVRIGSLTEANVIASYTYPLVLRQRWNQTNGAEGAFVVATSSSWGIDNADPDNYPLWCGFYDTMGQAGILNCGATANNNVNVDVVGDMPTACSSPYMISVTATDANDQRTFSGYGLTTIDVGAPGSSVRTTSSSNGYTTTSGTSFATPLTAGVIALMYSAPCNGIAQLARTDPQDAADAIRTALFAGVEQVGNLPGQTVTGGRINANNSVQHVMTNCASYSPSIVLDAKVLLEGAYVEASGQMRDDLRTQGLLPLAEPYTAAGIPLVGNTTATTTAPVLAVTGANAIVDWVLLELRDATMPSTVLRSRTALVQRDGDIVGVDGSSPVTFDLSPGTYHIAVRHRNHLGVMTATALTLGAAVTVLDLTAAATPTWGTDARKSLGTVQLLWAGNALRDERLKYPGSTNDRDPVLTAIGGTVPTATLNGEYRSEDVNMNGVVKYAGGVNDRDPILVNIGGTVPTATRQEQLP
- a CDS encoding agmatine deiminase family protein — encoded protein: MLRRIPFLALFLAPSFGLHAQERAPLPHVLAPHEHALIRDYRDSRANAGRGITTPPPGPVRTMAEWEEIQSLVICWAQYEGILKQIVRHAKEECEVIIVCDNAADVTSYLNNAQYGGPLNNLNNVTLLESGFNSVWARDYFAESIFINEVDSLLLLDWIYNRPRPLDDVMPDAVGAFKNIPVYSTSQAPNDLVHTGGNFMSDGFGTAFSSELVLEENGPNGQFNQTVKSEAQVDAIMTTWMGIQPGRYIKMAALPYDNINHIDMHMKLLDEEHLLVGEFPLGLSDGPQIETNLDDVTSTFNSVFGTPYETIRVPMPPSTGGNFAPNASYRTYANNVFVNGTVLVPTYRAEYDTVGLRILRESLPGYNVVGIDCDDQGMNIIGASGAIHCITKGIGVSDPLLIRHQRLDDTYETVNPYPVEAYIRHRTGISGAQLYWTTDTASGFAALPMTDQGGNVWAGAIPAQPVGTRIFYFIEATANSGKVQVRPLVAPDGWWDFRVLDANTAVTPVDAPAFASLYPNPATSIVVVGVEPGRTDRLELRLLDATGRVVHSVFRGIPPADGRVFVDIATLPVGVYQLELRSASGRSTRTLLKQ
- a CDS encoding DUF922 domain-containing protein encodes the protein MSLPSRAWPSALFLAASLLIAPLHAQTNIPWSAQRPLTWADFLGTPPRGVDRDAYTYYGISASFERDGEGRITAEVSCVFMPAESWVRAPAKASARLLAHEQLHFDLAELHARRFAHELPAQLGGAGPEAAFQRAHDRMMARLREEQERYDRDTDHGRDAAAQARWAADVRRRLAEDER
- a CDS encoding T9SS type A sorting domain-containing protein, with the protein product MRHSFTPALLLATSLVHAQGDLCTSAVLIGPGGYTADGPSSGGGATQGNATNADWYAFETNQPGYMTVNSCVDGATDTRVIIHTGTCTNLTQLAIDDDGCPGGYPPCNSLVAGLAVVPGVTYYIEWDDRWSTDGFTWDLMLHDCPGPYPPIVSSTDSSITVNWPAQPPGTLFSAELGPAGFTPGTGTLITGTVGVDGPPVTFTGLSEGTAYAVYLDVNCGQGMSIGPWPVTTAGNPLVPNDDCIDALPLVCGDTVQGSTTDAFADAVAGCGTGIEAPGIWYSFTGVQGSATLSTCNSATYDTRINVYTGTCGNLVCVGGNDDSPLCADFTSEVTVLTDAGVTYFVLVQGYDGQMGDFTLALSCNSCAPPQNVVVSPSDTQANVYWTSANASGTFSVEFGPGGFTPGTGTVVSGTIGINGPPVTLNGLTPGTDLELYVQEDCGGGELSPVAGPLAFTTLLDPVATNAFCNQAAAINCGDTLLGDTNEGLFAPAPTCASAAVSAPGLWYIFIGTGEDATVFTCDQASFDTRISVFEGSCSSPVCVAGNDDAVDCPGNTSSVTFFAQNGVEYLVLVHGYDGATGTFLLTLSCAPPCANIPSNDACAGATPVPTLPLGICATPTAGTNVCAYGSPLPNPPCDPWANIIDVWYTFNTGDTGTHVLTLEEQSAAALNMAVYTDCATPTYIDCFTEVVAPVTMNGLPLNTDLLVRVWNGGGADAGTFTLCDQAALPTAVAERDRPALGAFPVPVNDVLQVTGVPAWARAAEVLDLQGRVVRSVALRAAGGRAELAVGDLANGTYLLRLDGGVNGSVRFVVAR